In Capsicum annuum cultivar UCD-10X-F1 chromosome 7, UCD10Xv1.1, whole genome shotgun sequence, one genomic interval encodes:
- the LOC107877822 gene encoding pathogenesis-related homeodomain protein isoform X1 produces MPGKTDKYLHKEVVSSSQVKNVLRRLEKKRSKLKSKSHGKVTQASSSKRKVAAEGKGRCSSGGNILKKEILQKAESSKKQSVLSCQGEDNLKHENLDTGSEKLKRRRKKRRRKRDADPDDVSPLQRRTRYLLIKMKLEQNLIDAYSAEGWKGQSREKIRPEKELQRAKKQILNCKLGIREIVHHLDLLSSAGQIDDSAIAPDGSVHHDHIICAKCKLQEAFSDNDIILCDGTCNCAFHQKCLDPPLSTENIPPDDEGWFCKFCKCKMEIIEATNAHIGTHFAMDSNWEDIFKEEALRPEGEESLLCPEQDWPSDDSEDDDYDPEKVANSHSSTDSFDSGSSSEGSSGSMLESLEDELLALTGKPEGGSSGKDYLSKQIAGLDYEETTDVDVLSAPRQRRAVDYIKLNDEMFGKHAPAIEQNSEDEDWGPGKRKRRRKESESDAASTLITLFKSEKSCSEKTANKVEKESFGRPAKREIFRIPPDAVEELRRVFAENELPSRDVRENLSKKLGIEYEKVNKWFKNARYIALKARKQAESTKPCEVTSPTTSVGRIPDTVKGEPADHISSSDAEENAAQAPKNLGRSPNEETPNLVIRPSKKKHVKKAVKQSTYKVETVVEFGDDMSLKLLRERAKKERRKLNFKEREKIQEAEAEMQKLCRIKDKIARLQDILLRFPNHRCRRAGASSLDESLVVFIPFAELQDKR; encoded by the exons ATGCCTGGAAAAACAGATAAATATCTGCATAAAGAAGTTGTGAGCTCATCACAAGTAAAAAATGTGTTGAGAAGATTAGAGAAAAAGAGGTCTAAGCTGAAATCAAAATCTCATGGAAAGGTTACTCAGGCATCTTCATCAAAGAGAAAAGTTGCTGCTGAAGGTAAGGGAAGGTGCAGTTCTGGGGGAAACATACTTAAGAAAGAAATACTGCAAAAAGCTGAATCATCGAAGAAGCAGTCCGTATTGAGCTGCCAAGGGGAGGACAACTTAAAACATGAAAACCTGGATACTGGGTCTGAAAAGttaaagagaaggagaaaaaagaggagaagaaaacgTGATGCAGATCCAGATGATGTTTCACCTTTACAAAGGAGGACAAGATACCTCTTGATCAAGATGAAGCTAGAGCAGAACCTTATTGATGCTTATTCTGCAGAAGGCTGGAAAGGTCAGAG TCGAGAAAAAATTAGGCCAGAAAAAGAACTACAGAGAGCGAAGAAACAAATATTAAACTGCAAGCTTGGAATAAGGGAGATAGTTCATCATCTGGATCTGCTTAGCTCTGCTGGGCAGATTGATGATTCTGCTATTGCTCCAGATGGATCTGTCCATCACGATCAT ATTATTTGTGCCAAATGCAAATTGCAAGAAGCTTTCTCTGACAATGACATCATACTTTGTGATGGTACATGCAACTGCGCCTTCCATCAAAAATGTCTTGATCCTCCACTATCAACAGAAAATA TACCACCAGATGATGAAGGCTGGTTTTGCAAATTTTGCAAGTGTAAGATGGAAATAATAGAAGCAACAAATGCTCATATCGGCACCCACTTTGCTATGGATAGTAACTGGGAG GATATCTTTAAGGAAGAGGCTCTACGGCCTGAAGGTGAGGAGTCCTTGTTATGCCCTGAACAAGACTGGCCATCTGATGACTCCGAAGATGATGATTATGATCCTGAAAAAGTTGCTAATAGTCACAGTAGTACTGATAGCTTTGATAGTGGTTCTTCTAGTGAAGGAAGCAGTGGAAGCATGTTAGAATCACTTGAAGATGAATTGTTAGCTTTAACAGGAAAGCCAGAAGGTGGAAGCAGTGGAAAAGATTATTTGTCTAAACAGATTGCTGGGTTAGATTACGAGGAGACAACTGACGTCGATGTTCTATCTGCCCCCAGACAGAGAAGAGCTGTTGATTATATCAAGTTAAATGAT GAAATGTTTGGAAAGCATGCTCCCGCAATTGAGCAAAATAGTGAAGACGAAGATTGGGGTCCAGGTAAAAGAAAGCGTAGACGGAAGGAGTCTGAATCAGATGCTGCAAGCACCCTTATAACCCTTTTCAAAAGTGAGAAAAGTTGTTCAGAAAAAACAGCAAATAAAGTGGAAAAAGAGTCTTTCGGTCGACCAGCCAAGAGAGAAATATTCAGGATTCCTCCTGATGCAGTTGAG GAACTTCGCCGTGTATTTGCTGAGAATGAACTTCCATCTAGAGACGTGCGGGAGAACCTCTCCAAGAAGCTGGGTATTGAATATGAGAAG GTGAACAAATGGTTCAAGAATGCACGGTACATAGCCCTTAAGGCTAGAAAG CAGGCTGAGAGCACAAAACCATGCGAAGTTACTAGTCCTACAACATCAGTAGGACGTATACCTGATACTGTAAAGGGTGAACCAGCAGATCATATTTCATCAAGTGATGCAGAAGAAAATGCAGCCCAGGCACCTAAAAATCTTGGGAGATCACCTAATGAAGAAACTCCCAACTTGGTGATCCGTCCTTCCAAGAAAAAGCATGTCAAAAAAGCAGTAAAGCAATCAACATATAAAGTAGAG ACAGTTGTAGAATTTGGCGATGACATGAGCCTGAAACTTCTGCGAGAGAGAGcaaaaaaagaaaggagaaaacTCAATTTTAAGGAGCGGGAAAAAATACAAGAAGCTGAAGCTGAGATGCAGAAGCTTTGTAGAATCAAGGACAAAATAGCGAGACTCCAGGACATTTTACTAAGGTTTCCAAATCACAGATGTAGAAGAGCGGGTGCTTCTAGTTTAGACGAATCATTGGTTGTCTTTATACCTTTTGCAGAGTTACAGGACAAAAGGTGA
- the LOC107877820 gene encoding nascent polypeptide-associated complex subunit beta, whose amino-acid sequence MNVEKLQKMAGSVRTGGKGTMRRKKKAVHKTTTTDDKRLQSTLKRIGVNAIPAIEEVNIFKEDVVIQFINPKVQASIAANTWVVSGTPQTKKLQDILPQIIHQLGPDNLENLKKLAEQFQKQAPGAAAGTDAAAGAVAAQEDDDDVPELVAGETFEAAAEEGHTS is encoded by the exons ATGAATGTAGAAAAGTTGCAAAAGATGGCTGGTTCGGTCAGAACTGGTGGAAAGGGTACCATGAGAAG AAAGAAGAAGGCTGTACACAAGACAACTACAACCGATGACAAAAGACTACAGAGCACCTTGAAAAGAATAGGTGTCAATGCCATTCCTGCTATTGAAGAAGTCAACATTTTCAAGGAGGACGTTGTTATCCAATTCATTAACCCCAAAG tccaagcatcaatTGCTGCAAACACGTGGGTAGTTAGTGGTACCCCCCAGACAAAGA AATTGCAGGATATTCTTCCTCAGATTATTCACCAGCTGG GTCCTGATAATTTGGAGAACTTGAAGAAATTGGCTGAGCAGTTCCAGAAGCAGGCACCTGGTGCTGCTGCAGGTACAGATGCGGCCGCAGGTGCTGTTGCAGCACaggaagatgatgatgatgtaccaGAACTCGTGGCTGGTGAAACTTTTGAAGCTGCTGCTGAGGAGGGTCACACTTCCTGA
- the LOC107877822 gene encoding pathogenesis-related homeodomain protein isoform X2 — protein MPGKTDKYLHKEVVSSSQVKNVLRRLEKKRSKLKSKSHGKVTQASSSKRKVAAEGKGRCSSGGNILKKEILQKAESSKKQSVLSCQGEDNLKHENLDTGSEKLKRRRKKRRRKRDADPDDVSPLQRRTRYLLIKMKLEQNLIDAYSAEGWKGQSREKIRPEKELQRAKKQILNCKLGIREIVHHLDLLSSAGQIDDSAIAPDGSVHHDHIICAKCKLQEAFSDNDIILCDGTCNCAFHQKCLDPPLSTENIPPDDEGWFCKFCKCKMEIIEATNAHIGTHFAMDSNWEDIFKEEALRPEGEESLLCPEQDWPSDDSEDDDYDPEKVANSHSSTDSFDSGSSSEGSSGSMLESLEDELLALTGKPEGGSSGKDYLSKQIAGLDYEETTDVDVLSAPRQRRAVDYIKLNDEMFGKHAPAIEQNSEDEDWGPGKRKRRRKESESDAASTLITLFKSEKSCSEKTANKVEKESFGRPAKREIFRIPPDAVEELRRVFAENELPSRDVRENLSKKLGIEYEKVNKWFKNARYIALKARKAESTKPCEVTSPTTSVGRIPDTVKGEPADHISSSDAEENAAQAPKNLGRSPNEETPNLVIRPSKKKHVKKAVKQSTYKVETVVEFGDDMSLKLLRERAKKERRKLNFKEREKIQEAEAEMQKLCRIKDKIARLQDILLRFPNHRCRRAGASSLDESLVVFIPFAELQDKR, from the exons ATGCCTGGAAAAACAGATAAATATCTGCATAAAGAAGTTGTGAGCTCATCACAAGTAAAAAATGTGTTGAGAAGATTAGAGAAAAAGAGGTCTAAGCTGAAATCAAAATCTCATGGAAAGGTTACTCAGGCATCTTCATCAAAGAGAAAAGTTGCTGCTGAAGGTAAGGGAAGGTGCAGTTCTGGGGGAAACATACTTAAGAAAGAAATACTGCAAAAAGCTGAATCATCGAAGAAGCAGTCCGTATTGAGCTGCCAAGGGGAGGACAACTTAAAACATGAAAACCTGGATACTGGGTCTGAAAAGttaaagagaaggagaaaaaagaggagaagaaaacgTGATGCAGATCCAGATGATGTTTCACCTTTACAAAGGAGGACAAGATACCTCTTGATCAAGATGAAGCTAGAGCAGAACCTTATTGATGCTTATTCTGCAGAAGGCTGGAAAGGTCAGAG TCGAGAAAAAATTAGGCCAGAAAAAGAACTACAGAGAGCGAAGAAACAAATATTAAACTGCAAGCTTGGAATAAGGGAGATAGTTCATCATCTGGATCTGCTTAGCTCTGCTGGGCAGATTGATGATTCTGCTATTGCTCCAGATGGATCTGTCCATCACGATCAT ATTATTTGTGCCAAATGCAAATTGCAAGAAGCTTTCTCTGACAATGACATCATACTTTGTGATGGTACATGCAACTGCGCCTTCCATCAAAAATGTCTTGATCCTCCACTATCAACAGAAAATA TACCACCAGATGATGAAGGCTGGTTTTGCAAATTTTGCAAGTGTAAGATGGAAATAATAGAAGCAACAAATGCTCATATCGGCACCCACTTTGCTATGGATAGTAACTGGGAG GATATCTTTAAGGAAGAGGCTCTACGGCCTGAAGGTGAGGAGTCCTTGTTATGCCCTGAACAAGACTGGCCATCTGATGACTCCGAAGATGATGATTATGATCCTGAAAAAGTTGCTAATAGTCACAGTAGTACTGATAGCTTTGATAGTGGTTCTTCTAGTGAAGGAAGCAGTGGAAGCATGTTAGAATCACTTGAAGATGAATTGTTAGCTTTAACAGGAAAGCCAGAAGGTGGAAGCAGTGGAAAAGATTATTTGTCTAAACAGATTGCTGGGTTAGATTACGAGGAGACAACTGACGTCGATGTTCTATCTGCCCCCAGACAGAGAAGAGCTGTTGATTATATCAAGTTAAATGAT GAAATGTTTGGAAAGCATGCTCCCGCAATTGAGCAAAATAGTGAAGACGAAGATTGGGGTCCAGGTAAAAGAAAGCGTAGACGGAAGGAGTCTGAATCAGATGCTGCAAGCACCCTTATAACCCTTTTCAAAAGTGAGAAAAGTTGTTCAGAAAAAACAGCAAATAAAGTGGAAAAAGAGTCTTTCGGTCGACCAGCCAAGAGAGAAATATTCAGGATTCCTCCTGATGCAGTTGAG GAACTTCGCCGTGTATTTGCTGAGAATGAACTTCCATCTAGAGACGTGCGGGAGAACCTCTCCAAGAAGCTGGGTATTGAATATGAGAAG GTGAACAAATGGTTCAAGAATGCACGGTACATAGCCCTTAAGGCTAGAAAG GCTGAGAGCACAAAACCATGCGAAGTTACTAGTCCTACAACATCAGTAGGACGTATACCTGATACTGTAAAGGGTGAACCAGCAGATCATATTTCATCAAGTGATGCAGAAGAAAATGCAGCCCAGGCACCTAAAAATCTTGGGAGATCACCTAATGAAGAAACTCCCAACTTGGTGATCCGTCCTTCCAAGAAAAAGCATGTCAAAAAAGCAGTAAAGCAATCAACATATAAAGTAGAG ACAGTTGTAGAATTTGGCGATGACATGAGCCTGAAACTTCTGCGAGAGAGAGcaaaaaaagaaaggagaaaacTCAATTTTAAGGAGCGGGAAAAAATACAAGAAGCTGAAGCTGAGATGCAGAAGCTTTGTAGAATCAAGGACAAAATAGCGAGACTCCAGGACATTTTACTAAGGTTTCCAAATCACAGATGTAGAAGAGCGGGTGCTTCTAGTTTAGACGAATCATTGGTTGTCTTTATACCTTTTGCAGAGTTACAGGACAAAAGGTGA
- the LOC107877822 gene encoding pathogenesis-related homeodomain protein isoform X3, whose amino-acid sequence MPGKTDKYLHKEVVSSSQVKNVLRRLEKKRSKLKSKSHGKVTQASSSKRKVAAEGKGRCSSGGNILKKEILQKAESSKKQSVLSCQGEDNLKHENLDTGSEKLKRRRKKRRRKRDADPDDVSPLQRRTRYLLIKMKLEQNLIDAYSAEGWKGQSREKIRPEKELQRAKKQILNCKLGIREIVHHLDLLSSAGQIDDSAIAPDGSVHHDHIICAKCKLQEAFSDNDIILCDGTCNCAFHQKCLDPPLSTENIPPDDEGWFCKFCKCKMEIIEATNAHIGTHFAMDSNWEDIFKEEALRPEGEESLLCPEQDWPSDDSEDDDYDPEKVANSHSSTDSFDSGSSSEGSSGSMLESLEDELLALTGKPEGGSSGKDYLSKQIAGLDYEETTDVDVLSAPRQRRAVDYIKLNDEMFGKHAPAIEQNSEDEDWGPGKRKRRRKESESDAASTLITLFKSEKSCSEKTANKVEKESFGRPAKREIFRIPPDAVEELRRVFAENELPSRDVRENLSKKLGIEYEKQAESTKPCEVTSPTTSVGRIPDTVKGEPADHISSSDAEENAAQAPKNLGRSPNEETPNLVIRPSKKKHVKKAVKQSTYKVETVVEFGDDMSLKLLRERAKKERRKLNFKEREKIQEAEAEMQKLCRIKDKIARLQDILLRFPNHRCRRAGASSLDESLVVFIPFAELQDKR is encoded by the exons ATGCCTGGAAAAACAGATAAATATCTGCATAAAGAAGTTGTGAGCTCATCACAAGTAAAAAATGTGTTGAGAAGATTAGAGAAAAAGAGGTCTAAGCTGAAATCAAAATCTCATGGAAAGGTTACTCAGGCATCTTCATCAAAGAGAAAAGTTGCTGCTGAAGGTAAGGGAAGGTGCAGTTCTGGGGGAAACATACTTAAGAAAGAAATACTGCAAAAAGCTGAATCATCGAAGAAGCAGTCCGTATTGAGCTGCCAAGGGGAGGACAACTTAAAACATGAAAACCTGGATACTGGGTCTGAAAAGttaaagagaaggagaaaaaagaggagaagaaaacgTGATGCAGATCCAGATGATGTTTCACCTTTACAAAGGAGGACAAGATACCTCTTGATCAAGATGAAGCTAGAGCAGAACCTTATTGATGCTTATTCTGCAGAAGGCTGGAAAGGTCAGAG TCGAGAAAAAATTAGGCCAGAAAAAGAACTACAGAGAGCGAAGAAACAAATATTAAACTGCAAGCTTGGAATAAGGGAGATAGTTCATCATCTGGATCTGCTTAGCTCTGCTGGGCAGATTGATGATTCTGCTATTGCTCCAGATGGATCTGTCCATCACGATCAT ATTATTTGTGCCAAATGCAAATTGCAAGAAGCTTTCTCTGACAATGACATCATACTTTGTGATGGTACATGCAACTGCGCCTTCCATCAAAAATGTCTTGATCCTCCACTATCAACAGAAAATA TACCACCAGATGATGAAGGCTGGTTTTGCAAATTTTGCAAGTGTAAGATGGAAATAATAGAAGCAACAAATGCTCATATCGGCACCCACTTTGCTATGGATAGTAACTGGGAG GATATCTTTAAGGAAGAGGCTCTACGGCCTGAAGGTGAGGAGTCCTTGTTATGCCCTGAACAAGACTGGCCATCTGATGACTCCGAAGATGATGATTATGATCCTGAAAAAGTTGCTAATAGTCACAGTAGTACTGATAGCTTTGATAGTGGTTCTTCTAGTGAAGGAAGCAGTGGAAGCATGTTAGAATCACTTGAAGATGAATTGTTAGCTTTAACAGGAAAGCCAGAAGGTGGAAGCAGTGGAAAAGATTATTTGTCTAAACAGATTGCTGGGTTAGATTACGAGGAGACAACTGACGTCGATGTTCTATCTGCCCCCAGACAGAGAAGAGCTGTTGATTATATCAAGTTAAATGAT GAAATGTTTGGAAAGCATGCTCCCGCAATTGAGCAAAATAGTGAAGACGAAGATTGGGGTCCAGGTAAAAGAAAGCGTAGACGGAAGGAGTCTGAATCAGATGCTGCAAGCACCCTTATAACCCTTTTCAAAAGTGAGAAAAGTTGTTCAGAAAAAACAGCAAATAAAGTGGAAAAAGAGTCTTTCGGTCGACCAGCCAAGAGAGAAATATTCAGGATTCCTCCTGATGCAGTTGAG GAACTTCGCCGTGTATTTGCTGAGAATGAACTTCCATCTAGAGACGTGCGGGAGAACCTCTCCAAGAAGCTGGGTATTGAATATGAGAAG CAGGCTGAGAGCACAAAACCATGCGAAGTTACTAGTCCTACAACATCAGTAGGACGTATACCTGATACTGTAAAGGGTGAACCAGCAGATCATATTTCATCAAGTGATGCAGAAGAAAATGCAGCCCAGGCACCTAAAAATCTTGGGAGATCACCTAATGAAGAAACTCCCAACTTGGTGATCCGTCCTTCCAAGAAAAAGCATGTCAAAAAAGCAGTAAAGCAATCAACATATAAAGTAGAG ACAGTTGTAGAATTTGGCGATGACATGAGCCTGAAACTTCTGCGAGAGAGAGcaaaaaaagaaaggagaaaacTCAATTTTAAGGAGCGGGAAAAAATACAAGAAGCTGAAGCTGAGATGCAGAAGCTTTGTAGAATCAAGGACAAAATAGCGAGACTCCAGGACATTTTACTAAGGTTTCCAAATCACAGATGTAGAAGAGCGGGTGCTTCTAGTTTAGACGAATCATTGGTTGTCTTTATACCTTTTGCAGAGTTACAGGACAAAAGGTGA